The Oncorhynchus mykiss isolate Arlee chromosome 30, USDA_OmykA_1.1, whole genome shotgun sequence genome includes a window with the following:
- the LOC110521928 gene encoding homeobox protein Dlx4a, with amino-acid sequence MELRSMMTMSSLSDSLVSSDPSKSAFLEFGHGYPGHQQHPPGLSHNIYPVHDLHPVGPSQHDSSFSSSASSYGRTLAYPYHSTVNAHHPSTYLPYQHSSHNNGLGRTRIEETELEKPTTVIENGEIRLNGKGKKIRKPRTIYSSLQLQALNQRFQQTQYLALPERANLAAKLGLTQMQVKIWFQNKRSKYKKIMKHGPGGPEGEHLHPGSSGSPCSPGMPPLWDVSMANKGTPAQSGGYMNNFGHWYPSHHQDCMPRTQIM; translated from the exons ATGGAACTCCGCTCAATGATGACAATGAGTTCATTGTCGGACAGTCTGGTTTCTTCTGATCCCTCAAAATCGGCCTTTCTGGAGTTCGGACACGGCTATCCCGGGCACCAGCAGCATCCCCCCGGCTTATCCCACAACATCTATCCAGTGCACGACTTGCATCCCGTCGGACCCTCGCAGCACGACAGCTCCTTTTCTTCCAGCGCGTCATCCTATGGCCGCACGCTAGCCTACCCCTACCACAGCACTGTAAACGCACACCACCCAAGTACCTACCTGCCATACCAGCACAGTAGCCACAACAACGGTCTGGGACGCACGAGaatagaggaaacag AGCTTGAGAAGCCAACCACGGTGATCGAGAACGGAGAAATTAGACTGAACGGAAAAGGGAAGAAGATCCGAAAACCTCGGACCATCTACTCAAGCTTACAACTGCAAGCGCTCAACCAGAGATTCCAGCAAACCCAATACCTTGCGCTACCTGAGCGAGCCAATCTGGCAGCAAAATTGGGACTAACTCAAATGCAG GTTAAGATATGGTTCCAGAACAAACGCTCCAAGTACAAGAAGATCATGAAGCATGGCCCGGGCGGACCGGAGGGAGAACACCTGCACCCTGGGTCATCTGGGTCTCCGTGTTCCCCGGGGATGCCGCCACTTTGGGACGTTTCCATGGCAAATAAGGGGACGCCTGCGCAATCCGGTGGATACATGAACAATTTCGGACACTGGTACCCAAGCCACCACCAGGATTGTATGCCGAGAACTCAAATTATGTGA